A segment of the Salvelinus namaycush isolate Seneca chromosome 3, SaNama_1.0, whole genome shotgun sequence genome:
ttttatacattttctgatgtatcaaatacttatgtcatgcaataaaatgctaattaattacttaaaaatcatacaatgtgattttctggatttttgttttagattccgtctctcacagttgaagtgtacctatgataaaaattacagacctctacatgctttgtaagtaggaaaacctgcagtgtatcaaatacttgttctccccactgtatatatatataaatatatatattttacatttaacctttatttaactaggcaagtcagttaagaacaaattcttatttacaatgacggcctaggaacactgggttaactgccttgttcaggggcagaacaacagactgtctgggagtggtctgagtagggACGGAAAAACATGAAAATGAGTTGTTATTGGCAGAGTAGTTTGGAACAATATTTAATTGgactattaactaatttaccgcctgttgatgtcaccaggcaggccaaaactccatcccaccaaaacagaatGACATTTCAAACTGTTCTTACACTacaagggcattatcataattttcacaatttcacagtattattcaaacctgtgtggaaatatacactgctcaaaaaaataaagggaacacttaaacaacacaatgtaactccaagtcaatcacacttctgtaaaatcaaactgtccacttaggaagcaacactgattgacaataaatttcacatgctgttgtgcaaatggaatagacaacaggtggaaattataggcaattagcaagacacccccaataaaggagtggttctgcaggtggtgaccacagaccacttctcagttcctatgcttcctggctgatgttttggtcacttttgaatgctggcggtgctttcactctagtggtagcatgagacggagtctacaacccacacaagtggctcaggtagtgcagctcatccaggagtgcacatcaatgcgagctgtggcaagaaggtttgctgtggctgtcagcgtagtgtccagagcatggaggcgctaccaggagacaggccagtacatcaggagacgtggaggaggccgttggagggcaacaacccagcagcaggaccgctacctccgcctttgtgaaaggaggagcaggaggagcactgccagagccctgcaaaatgacctccagcaggccacaaatgtgcatgtgtctgctcaaatggtcagaaacagactccatgagggtggtatgagggcccgacgtccacaggtgggggttgtgcttacagcccaacaccgtgcaggacgtttggcatttgccagagaacaccaagattggcaaattcgccactggcgccctgtgctcttcacagatgaaagcaggttcacactgagcacatgtgacagacgtgacagagtctggagacgccgtggagaacgttctgctgcctgcaacatcctccagcatgaccggtttggcggtgggtcagtcatggtgtggggtggcatttctttggggggccgcacagccctccatgtgctcgccagaggtagcctgactgccattaggtaccgagatgagatcctcagaccccttgtgagaccatatgctggtgcggttggccctgggttcctcctaatgcaagacaatgctagacctcatgtggctggagtgtgtcagcagttcctgcaagaggaaggcattgatgctatggactggcccgcccgttccccagacctgaatccaattgagcacatctgggacatcatgtctcgctccatccaccaacgccacgttgcaccacagactgtccaggagttggcggatgctttagtccaggtctgggaggagatccctcaggagaccatccgccacctcatcaggagcatgcccaggcgttgtagggaggtcatacaggcacgtggaggccacacacactactgagcctcattttgacttgttttaaggacattacatcaaagttggatcagcctgtagtgtggttttccactttaattttgagtgtgactccaaatccagacctccatgggttgataaatttgatttccattgataatttttgtgtgattttgttgtcagaacattcaactatgtaaagaaaaaagtatttaataagaatatttcattcattcagatctaggatgtgttattttagtgttccctttatttttttgagcagtgtatattaaacaCAGTAAAACACGTTTTTGACTTCACTGGGcctttacatttttggggggtggcGGAAATGGGATTCCATAGTCATGACAGTTTACCTTTGACAGAAGAGCTGCAACACCTTTGCCCCTGAAAGACTCGGGTACATAAGTTGACAGTAGATCTACCTCCTTCTTGCTCGTAAATTTGTAGCGCAGCACCGCGCTATCCTGATGTGCCAAGAGAGTAACATGTTATTTATACGTGTAACATATTATATTCCCCACAGTCATGCGTTCCTAACTTTGAACATTCCCAAGTGGGCCATGCATGAACACCGGCCTCGAGTTACTATAACCCCCTGGTTGTAAATGGCAATCCCTGCTCTGTTTCACGCTCACCTTCGCCGTCCAGGTTGATAGAAAAGCAGAGGTTGTGTCAGTCATGTTTTACTCTCAAGTCGGTGTTAGGACTCAATACACTAAAGGCAATATGAGTATTCAAAACCTTTACAGAATGAGGTGTGCTGTTCAATGCATAGACGCGATTTTTTTTTTTCGTAAAGCCATATCGATTTTCTTGTTCAAGAGTCAGTTCTCGCTCGTGGCTGTGCGCCGTCTTTCCCAATGCAATTCCATTGATGCCCACTAGCCAACGTAAAATAGTTACTTCATGACTATAATGAGTTGAGATTGTAATTATATTACCATCCACTTCTGTCACAAAATACAAATATGAGTCTTCAATTCCATCTGTAGGCTACAAAGTGGTCTCTTTACCAATGTTACATATATTATGAAAGGTAAAGACAAGGAGACAGAGGTCAAAACAAGGTTTATTTCTAGGTTCAGTAGGCCAAATATACGGTTCCCAATAACACAAACAACAGTTTCCCTCATTTCTGCTATATGACAGTTCTTCTGACGCAAGTTGTGTACCTTATGAGATACCCAAGTTATTTTAGTTTCCAAGTAAACATTTTTCCAACGTATTTTTCAGTCACCTGTGTCCATTCAGCATTGAAAACATTCTAACATTTCAATAATCGTTTTGTCTTCTTCTCTTTTCATTCCGGTCTCAGCTGGTCCTCCATATTTGACAGTAATAAGTGTTGGCACAACACATCCTCTTATCCCCAGTTCTATGTGGTGTGTATCCAGAATCCAGTGCCAATCCAATGCTATGTTGACTACAGCTCCTCTGAGTCTGCTAAAGCTGCAATATTATTCACTCCTGCAGCATTATTCAGTCCTGCAGCCATTACAGCGAAAAATACATTTGGGGAAAGGGATCTGGCATAGATGGCCATCTTGGGGAGGGAGTGAGCCATGACCACCTCTCTCTTCTTGCTGTTCAAAATCTTCAGGATCTCATTGGCAGCCTCTGCTGGTGTGATGCCCATAACCTTCTGTTTGGAGAagactgtggggggggggggaataaggttggctagagtagtcagaccaacacaacacacagttTTAAGATCATCAACTGAGACAGCAGCTTACTTGACCAGATGGACTTCTTGGTCTTTTCCCCAGGTGGAGGGGAGATGATGAAGGTGTGGTTGACAGTGCTGACAGAGATGCCATACTCCTGGACCTCAGGCGCAGACAGTCAAAGAAGGCTTGGACCGCATGCTTAGAGGCAGCATCTGAAATTCAAATTCAGACCCTGATCTCCCGCTCATACAATGTTTTCATTATTGAGGGAAgtcatactgtacatctgaataccTGTTAATTCAAACTTCGTCAAACTACATTCAGAAGTAGGCCTACTGTCGGTATGAAAATGACTGAACTCACAAGTGGCATGGAAAGGCATAGCCAGCTTGCCCTGGATGCTGTTGACCAGAATCACATGGCCAGTCCTCCTCGACATCATGGATGGCAGAAAACCTGCAGAAGGGACCAATGTAACACAACTCTCAAACTCAAATTCCTTTTAACTGAGTTCAATTATGCTCTGTTGTGATATAGTACCCTTAGCCACTGTGATAGGGCCAAAGTAGTTATTGTCCATAACTAGCTTGTCCATCTTCAGTGATGTGCTCTGTACTGGGGCCTTGACTTTAAGGCTGCTTTTGAGAATGAGCACATCCACACAGCCATAACACTCCAGCGTCTCTGCGATCATATCTGGCATGCTGTTCATGTCACCGAAATCCACCAGCACAAGTTTAGGAGGGAAGGTCTAGGAAAGGGAAAGAGGATTTCACAATGATGCAGGACCAAATTATCGTAATATATGGTTATTAATCTTTAGGATATTCATGATCACTTTACAATTTATGCATATTCATATAAATGCTAATAAAACTAAACTTTGTATCAGGCATATAAAGACCATATAATTGCTCTGTTGGGTTTAAGAGTTATGACATACTTACTAATTTAGGGTCTGCAGCGCTAGTCAGGTTATCAGCAAAACCTTCAAGTTTTTCCCAAGTTTTTCCGCAAAGGGTGACTCTAGCTCCTCCCTCGTGAAACAACTTTTCACATTCTGCAAAGGTTTGGATTAATACATTTACAGATAGAATACTGTTTTAGTAACAATGTAATAACAGTTTTCTACGTGCACTTCATTCATATCTGAGCTTTGTTTTTCAAAATCAAAACAAAGGATTTACCCTTTCCCAGTCCTGTTAAGGACTGTCTGTTATCACGACCACCTTGTTGCGTACCGTTGCTGTGGACAAGAACTTGAGCACCAGACTTGTGCAGGAAAATAACCACTGCTGttaccaccaccacaacaggcACCAGCAGAATTGCAGCTGGGTCCATACTCTGGAAAAGACCAATGGGAATATAATTTTGAGTAGCATATAGTGCCATGTTTTAGTGTTTAGTGAGAAAACTGGATAGTTTTGAATTAAAAATACAGGCAGTAAATGTATTGTTCAGAAGTATGCAGTGCATTCTTATAGAAATACACGTTGGTCTACAGTCCATTATATGATATGATGAAATGAATCAATAATCAATGGATTGACTAATGGATGAGAAGTGATACATAGAATaaaaattcaattcaaattcTATGGGTGATTATATAATCAAAGTGAGAATATTGAACATTCTCAAAAATGTATTTCATACCAACAGATATTCCAGGTCCATGATTTTGGTATCCAAAAGACCCTGTTAAAGACAACCGTTAAAGTTCCAATGCAGATGTTTcgatctcaatatcaaataatttccgGGCAACAATTAGTAcgttactgtgattgttttcaattaacatGGTCAAAAATAAGAGAAAAAATGCTTTTAGAAAAGGGCAATTTATCAAataagaatttagctaggactgtctgggagtgatcAGATTTGGAGGAGAAATtttaaaactagctgttattggctgAGAGTGTTGGagctctctttcttattggtctattaactaatttaccaactggtgatgtcaccaggcaggccacaACTCCAtgccaccaaaacaggctgatttttcaggtggtcttttcaaacagctcttacacttaaAGGGCGTTATCATCatgttcacaatttcacagtattattcaaacctcatagtgtggaaatatatataaaacacagaaaaatcacatttttgaatgcactgggcctttaagcctTTAGTTACTCTTATAACTCTGAAATAGAAACAGAAGAGACAGATATTGACCATGTACTGTAGTGACATAGCAAGTTAAAAGATATAGCTTATTATCACTCTAATAAATGCTGTCTGGTTGTTTCATCAGAAGGAGCTAAACATACTCCTTGATACATGACCTCAAATTATCACAAAGGACAAAGTGAAACCCATCTTCAGTTAGGACAGTGTCAATGTGAAGCATACCGAATATGTCAGACAGTCAAGGTGACTCAACATTTCATAGTTCATTCATGCAGTATAAGATACAGTCACTTTACAGTAACTTTCTCTCCTCAGATTACTATATCTTTGCAATAACCACCTACGACAATCCCAGTTTGTCCTATTACAGTTTAAGTGTGATTGGTCCACAGTATTTGTTCTACTGGGTGTTGTAATAGCACTTAAGCCACAGTTTAccatgtactgtagtgtgtgtctgtccaaAGGGAGGCTCCAAATATACCCTGATCTAAAAAATACTATAGCAACATTATTTTCAAAAGCTTTACGGTAACATCAGCACAATTCCAAGATAAACTTAATAGATCCAAGAATAACATGAATGAAACATATGCGATAAAGACAcaatgtgaaaaaaaaaaaaagaccgtAATCATAGATGTTATCCTGCCATCCCTACACAACTACAATGAAATCAGAACATGGAACTATACAGTAACAAGTTTCCCTGTGTCTCAACACAAAATGTGCAAATACTGTCCTGGCCGGGTGTCATTggctgactgacagacagaaagacagacacatacacacaaaggGCCAGGTTACCGAACGGGTACGCAGGGCACGTGCCATGGGGCCCCGGCCTCCAGGGGACTCcaaccctcccctccccccaaaataaaagttaatattattgttttattttgggGCGTTGAGAGCAACCTGGAGGTCGggccccccagatagcatattATGAACACATCGGTTGAGGGCCCCCCAGATAGCAAATTAACATGtcattagccatggcaaaatatatagaatagtaaaaaaaaaaatgctttaaaactgcaaGATTTTCTCTAAGTCTCATGGCACATCGGCCCCAGATGTGCAGTCCAgccctgcatacacacacatgcactgttCTGTCAGCTTCACAGCTTCTTTGAGCTGTCTTATTCCATGCCAAATGTTGACCCAATGTCTCCATCTCCAACCTGTATCAAATAAACTTTATTATAAGTGTTGTAGAGAAAACATGTTGCTATCTTCTCATCTTTTTACTAATTAATCCTCACGTGGCATTCAGTTTCTCATATTGATTACGATTACAGGATTGACTAAAACTCTACAAAGTGTGATTGCTCTACGTACAAAGTGTGATTGCTCTTGAACGCTCCCCTTGCGCGTCGTTTCTATGATATTCCCTgatctgcacactcttggaatgtTTGACTACTCTCTCATCTGGGTTGCTACTGTGTAGCTATGTTCTATCATTCTGTGGAATGGGTAGCGCAAGCAGTTTGCCTGGACGAGTGGAAAAATCCATGGAGCCGTCTACTACAGTACTGTGCAATTACAGCTAGCTGGACTCTGGACAGCCAAGTCTGATCCGTCAAGGCAGATACAGAATATCATCGGTTTAAAATATTGCATTAATCATGGCTGATTTTGAGGAATTCGAAAAACAGCTGAGCGAGAACCGACAGGGTGATTTCCCATTTTATTTCAGCCTTCAATTTTGGATGTGTTGCAATGGTTCTAGCTATCTAGAAGCTTTTagatagctaactaacattagctagctaactagcatgcTGTGGTTATGTGGCTAGTTGTCAAGTTAGCTAGATAGCTTTGCTAGAAGAGCTAGTCCTGCTGTATGCAGATGTAGCTTAtttgactagctagctaatttaaccATTAGCCACTTAATTTATTGATTAGCAAACATGGCATGGCTATATTTCGAGTGAATTAGCTTttctaacgttacctagctaaaTTGATagttagttaactagctaactatagctGCACCAGATATCTAGATGCACTCACTGATCTATTGCACTAGccagctatagttagctagctagttaccaaGATAATCAAGCTAGCTATCCCAGACTGACTGATCAATTTCGTTTGCTTGGTCAGCTTGCAGGTAGGTTAGCTATATCTTGGTCCATAATAAGCATCCCACTGGAATGTTATGAACTCATTTCTGTCAAATCTATTCACATAGCTGGAAGCAGCTTCTGTGTATTTTACTCCGATCAAATTAAGTTTATTCAAGAGTTCATACTAGCTTATTACAACCCCTCTCTGCATGTTAGGTATGTCAGGTGTATTATAGTGACCCATTGTGCTGAATGATGCTGAAACATGATTGTATATAGCTACCAAAAGCTTGGCTTATGTTCCATCCTTTTTCTTCCCacctacatagagagagagaaggagagacgcAAGAAGAGGAGCGGCAGTGGGTTTCAGAGCCGCAGTGAGAAACATCGCAGCTGGAGCAAAGACCGGGGCAACCGGAGCCGAGAGAAGCGAAGCCGCAGTAGAGACAGGAAGAGCCGGGAGCAGAGGAGCACCTCGCGGGATCACAAGAAGCACAGGTGAGTATTTAGCCCCTGGTACAGTACTTGGAGCCACTCAATGACAGAAAGCAGCATGTCAGGTATACTAAGGTATTGCCTTTTCAGTGTTACCTTTGCCAACAATGAGCCAACATGTATTCTGTTTACTCAGCTATTCTCCACGAAGAACAAGGACGAAAAGGACATGCAGATACTGGGATGTGCCTCCCCCTGGCTTTGAACACATCACACCATTGCAGTACAAAGCTATGCAAGGTATCTGTTAGCTTCTCTTTGCCTGTTAAGTGGCTAAATCCCACTGTAATGTTCCCCTGTTTTATTTATTTCCTGTTAAATTCATACATGTAAGAATTCATTGTCAAGAACAGTGCCAGTTACTAAGGTTGTGTGAAGTTTCTCTTACTCTCTACTTTTCCCTTCAGCGACTGGGCAGATACCCACAATAGCCCTGCTGGCATCATCTGCCACGAGTGGGTTGGCAGTAACACCCACCCAAGTACCCATAGTTGGCAGTCAGATGACTAGGCAGGCTCGACGTCTCTATGTTGGCAATATTCCCTTTGGTGTGACAGAGGTAAACTTCCCAGAGGACTTACGTTGTCTTGCACATTGAAGTGACAACATCGTATTTCAAGGTATTTTTGCAGTTACTGTATGGGTTTCAGCTGTtattttttcctttatttatttctgtttttaggaGTCCATGACAGAGTTCTTCAATGCCCAAATGAGGCTTGCAGGCCTATCGCAAGCCTCTAGCATCCCTGTGCTTGCTGTGCAGATAAATCAGGATAAAAACTTTGCATTCCTAGAGGTAGGTTGCCTTGTGCCCTCTCTCTTCTGTATATGTTGGTGTGTAACATTAGTTGCCTTGCATAACTTACTTAAACTGTCTAACTCCCTGTTTGGCATCTTCCTCTCCAGTTCCGGTCTGTCGATGAGACCACACAGGCCATGGCTTTCGATGGAATAATTTTCCAAGGTCAGTCGTTGAAGATAAGACGACCACATGACTACCGGCCCCTACCTGGCATTTCAGAGCAACCTGCTTTTCATGTCCCAGGTTTGTACAGTGGCCACATGCTTTCTTAGTTATGTAGTTCACATTCATAGCACCAGTAGATGTCAGCTACAGTACAGGTATATTGCAGTTGAACGTGtttattgttgtttttgtctctGTAGGCGTCGTGTCCACAGTGGTACCAGACTCCCCACATAAACTGTTTATTGGAGGCCTACCCAACTATCTCAATGATGATCAGGTACTTCACTCAAACAGTCATTTCACATTGACAACACAAGCATACCTTACCCTTCTCATTTGTATTACTTTCTTGAACTGGTCACTGAAGTGACAGACTTACAGTATTCTGTTCTGGTTGGGTGGGGGAGAAGTGACCTTTGTCCTTTACACTTACAACCATGCTGaggccacaggaggttggtggcaccgtAATTGGAgagaacgggcttgtggtaatgactggagcggaatcagtggaatggtatccaggtgtttgatgccattccatttgctcctttccggccattattatgagctgtcctcccctcagcagccgcCACTGGTTGAGATACAGTGAGATAAATAAAGCTTATAGGCACACGTGAATAAAACATACTAGGGAGTAACAATGGGAATAACATTTGGCCTAAAGTAGACAGTATGAACTTAACTGTAGCTGACGCTCTTTCCCTGACCCTAAGTCCATGGCAGGCGTTTAGTAGTGTAGAGATGCTTATAAGAACTAACCCATTCAGCACTGACAGCATTTGCTTCAGTCACACCCTGCAGGTGTGAGAGTGCTTTTGTGCAAAGCACAATGTACACCTTACCCAAAGGAGAAGTTGCTGTTTGAAAAACATTGAATAATTGACCTTCAATTGAATTACAATTTTCTTAAAATTCATATTTTTTCAGGTTCTGTTTTCATTGTGTCTACAATTTGGCCAGTGTTGTATGGAAATCAAAATATGAATGTAGTATTTATGTCTGATATTTGTGAAGATGCCAGTAACTCCTCCTTTTATGCAGTTTGTTGTTACACTTCTGTTAGCAATCATGAGATTACATTTCATTAGCATTATTCATTAGCATTAGTTAATGTGAACACATTATTTTTCACTCCATGAATCGCTCTAATGTGTTTGAATAAAAACTCAGCTAGTGATTTCATGACTGAACTAAAttgtgaattaatatttacacATATTATTTATGCATAATCATCAACCCAGTTTCAATCTTGTTCACTTGATTTCAGAGATAACAATAGTATCTCTATCAGATAAGTAGTTTATAGTCACTAATGGTCCCATGAAAACATACTTTTGAATGGGATAAATGCGTGACCACCTGCTAGCAGGAGCTATAAGTATATGAATGGGTGGGTTAATAGGCTTGATTATCACTACTCCAGTGAGTGAAAAGTGTAACTGTTCAGCTGTATGCTAATTTCTCATTTTAACCAtgcttatttgacaaaggtaAGCAAAGTCCAGTTCATAAGATGCAGCGAGGTAACATGTCCTAGATATCACAATATGCAGGCTTGAGTAAAATTCCTGGTTAAGTCAAATGGTTGCCAACAACCGTATTCCATGATTCCTCACACCAAACATATGAAGCCCTGACTGTGCTACATCTTCACTCCAAGTTCCAGAGAGATTGGGAAACGGCATAGTTCTGCAATGTTGTTGTGCACTAAATGAATTGGATTCTAACTTTCCATTCCTCCTGATTTCTTTCTAAACAGTACCCTGATTGTACCCTGGTGTTTATTTTCTTATTCTTTTTTACTCTTGCAGTCACTGCTACTGCTTTGATACTCACAGCTCTTTCATTTTTGTTCCCCCACTTTGTTCCCAGCTAGGGGCCTGTAAGATCGTTAAGTCTGCGCTCATAATTTGTTCAGTAGTACTGATCTACTGCTGCCATGCCAACATGTAACACAAGGCAAGTAAGACATTCCGTTCCTCCCACGGATACACTCCTAGCCAGCAGGTTCCCTTCCTggctactctttctctctctcccatcactCTTTTGAAACGCGTTAAGGACTAAATTAGTTAGGGGTGGGATAAAATAAACAGATACCCGATTAATGCTAGGTTTTGGGGTGGTTCTCAGGCTTAAAAATAAAGTGAAGACTGTTAACATGATGTACTGTCATGAAACAAGTGCATTTTGTAGATGAAGTGATAGCCAATCAGTTTACTTTGATGATGGGTTCATAATTTTCATAGCTCAGGTGAAGTAGTAAACAAATATAAGTGTTGGATTTTATAGTCAGTGCTCAATTTTCAGCACAACTTGTGTTATTACTGTTTAATAACTTTATATTATTGTTAAGTAAATGCATTTCTGGTAAAATATGAATAAAATGAAATACATTTCACAAAGTTTGTTAATCCTGTTCTGTCTATCTGTACCTgttaatgttttgtcatacagAAAATCAGTCATTCAGGGCTCTTTCAAAAATCTCATATAGTTTCCCTGGATTATTGTGGATTTAGTATATGTCATACTTAAATAGAGTTCGTCTGTAAAACATCAGCCGTTGTATGCATATACAAATTATTAACAAATTATTAACAAACAATTGATTTGCTTCGTAATTAAGCAATCTTAATCTCATCACACTGAAACTGATAAACGTTCTACaattattcttatttttttaatACAAGATACAAATATTTTGTTTTCTTTGACCATGTCATTTATTGCACTTCTCCAGGCCATTCACCTTGGTATGATTTCTCTCCTCATGACTATTAAATGGAGGCTTAGAATTCATTCAGTAGAATATGTGATGGATTCATATTACCCTGCTTATGCCTCTGCTTGTCTTTATCTCTGATGCAGGTGAAGGAGCTCTTGACATCATTCGGACCACTCAAAGCTTTCAACCTTGTCAAGGACAGTGCCACGTCACTATCCAAAGGTTATGCCTTTTGTGAATATGTTGACATCAGTGCGACTGATCAGGTACGGATGAGCAAAAGCTATGCTTTCTCATGGTTATGGTTTATCATTTTTTGGTGTCAAATCAATCTTGTTTTTAAGGTTCTATTCCATATTTGAAAAGTTTCTGTGTATGTTTGTCAGGCGGTGGCTGGGCTCAATGGCATGCAACTGGGTGACAAAAAGCTCATCGTCCAGAGAGCAAGTGTGGGGGCCAAAAACGCCAATCCGGTGAGCGCAGTTTCCTTGTGCATTTTGAATTGCAAGAAACAAATGTGAGTACCAGCAGTCTGTCTGGCCTGTTTTCCTTCCTCCCACCTAGTCTGCCATCATCGAGACCCCGGTGACGCTGCAGGTGCCTGGGCTGCAGGGACTTCAGAACTCTGGGCTGCCCACGGAGGTGCTGTGCCTGCTCAACATGGTGATGCCTGAGGAGCTGGTGGATGACGAGGACTTCGAGGAGATCCTGGAGGACATCAGTGAGGAGTGCTGCAAGTACGGCAGCGTGCGCTCCATGGAGATTCCCCGGCCTGTCCATGGAGTGGAGGTCCCTGGCTGTGGCAAGGTAAAAGGTTGAACTGAGGTTATTCAATACAGAATGAGACTGCTCTTCCCTGTTGTTAAACATAAGTAATTGGTCTGAACAAAATAAAAAAGTGTAATACACCACATGAAGTATGAATTGTTGTTGAAGTAACATGTATGTATTTGCTATTTGGATTCTGATGAGGTTGATGGTTCTTTTTGTTTCAGATCTTTGTGGAGT
Coding sequences within it:
- the LOC120040024 gene encoding splicing factor U2AF 65 kDa subunit-like, which gives rise to MADFEEFEKQLSENRQEREKERRKKRSGSGFQSRSEKHRSWSKDRGNRSREKRSRSRDRKSREQRSTSRDHKKHSYSPRRTRTKRTCRYWDVPPPGFEHITPLQYKAMQATGQIPTIALLASSATSGLAVTPTQVPIVGSQMTRQARRLYVGNIPFGVTEESMTEFFNAQMRLAGLSQASSIPVLAVQINQDKNFAFLEFRSVDETTQAMAFDGIIFQGQSLKIRRPHDYRPLPGISEQPAFHVPGVVSTVVPDSPHKLFIGGLPNYLNDDQVKELLTSFGPLKAFNLVKDSATSLSKGYAFCEYVDISATDQAVAGLNGMQLGDKKLIVQRASVGAKNANPSAIIETPVTLQVPGLQGLQNSGLPTEVLCLLNMVMPEELVDDEDFEEILEDISEECCKYGSVRSMEIPRPVHGVEVPGCGKIFVEYVSAVDCQKAMQALTGRKFANRVVVTKYYDPDMYHRQEFSG